From a region of the Geothrix sp. 21YS21S-2 genome:
- a CDS encoding tetratricopeptide repeat protein — protein sequence MTNKLLPALALMTLIGTGAPAFSEDDPRALMLQARSMQRRGGGDDPKGAAALYRKVIALMPGSSQAQLRLSEAILESGDLEGAVAPAVKAAELDPRSGEAAAHLALLRYYLSQGSPGAQVQAARALKRATALLPNDAEMWTRLAEIEENEKDEEGALQAWLAVGRLHPFPSYKGKLLYEYAYERAVELAMKRKQYEARREAVLALCSRPNPDQRYLRMLEELARDQVDAGFLGHAEESFTRLAQFVPQEPAIWENIALVQLRTSRFDVALATLEKAEALHTSMRISFNIGLCLMKVGRLQEAEARWKALLPSIQEAKPEDPTLALPVKVLYASCLLMEGRARDLLDVVRTWPEAATNAELASLQAQALIQRGDWKPARNLLREGIQRFPKQDLFKKASRIPPGTFEEGMIFKSESRGALTQLDQEAMAVLWSEFNAWDKCLAAVRAARRTGPVRNVDLLLLEANALESLGQDDQAMTVLREGQRLDPANPTLQNNLGYLLLEKGGDLTEAARLIQAALEKEPGNSSTMDSWGWALYKQGRFKEAEEALRKASAISPYSPEIHKHLGEALLKLDRLQEALDEWERALAFVFPDRKGLEKQVLDLRTRVARNRSAALAEAGPVPEPDDAGADDDGPDPL from the coding sequence GTGACGAACAAGCTGCTTCCCGCCCTGGCCCTGATGACGCTGATCGGGACCGGCGCTCCCGCCTTCTCCGAGGACGATCCGAGGGCGCTCATGCTCCAGGCCCGGTCCATGCAGCGCCGGGGCGGCGGCGACGACCCCAAGGGCGCGGCCGCGCTCTACCGCAAGGTCATCGCCCTGATGCCCGGGAGCTCCCAGGCCCAGCTCCGGCTTTCCGAGGCCATTCTCGAATCCGGGGACCTGGAGGGCGCCGTCGCCCCCGCGGTCAAGGCCGCCGAGCTGGACCCCCGCAGCGGGGAGGCCGCGGCCCACCTCGCCCTTCTCCGCTACTACCTCAGCCAGGGCAGCCCCGGCGCCCAGGTCCAGGCCGCCCGCGCCCTCAAGAGGGCCACCGCCCTCCTGCCCAACGACGCCGAGATGTGGACGCGCCTGGCGGAGATCGAGGAGAACGAGAAGGACGAGGAGGGCGCCCTTCAGGCCTGGCTCGCCGTGGGCCGGCTGCACCCCTTCCCCAGCTACAAGGGAAAGCTGCTCTACGAGTACGCCTACGAGCGCGCCGTGGAGCTCGCCATGAAGCGCAAGCAGTACGAGGCCCGCCGGGAGGCGGTGCTCGCGCTCTGCTCCCGTCCCAATCCCGACCAGCGGTACCTGCGCATGCTCGAGGAGCTGGCCCGGGACCAGGTGGACGCGGGCTTCCTGGGCCACGCCGAGGAGAGCTTCACGCGCCTGGCCCAGTTCGTGCCGCAGGAGCCCGCCATCTGGGAGAACATCGCCCTGGTGCAGCTGCGCACCTCCCGGTTCGACGTGGCCCTGGCCACCCTGGAGAAGGCCGAGGCCCTCCACACCTCCATGCGGATCTCCTTCAACATCGGCCTCTGCCTCATGAAGGTGGGCCGGCTCCAGGAGGCCGAGGCGAGGTGGAAGGCCCTGCTCCCCTCCATCCAGGAGGCCAAGCCCGAGGATCCCACCCTGGCGCTGCCGGTCAAGGTGCTCTACGCCTCCTGCCTGCTCATGGAAGGCCGCGCGAGGGACCTCCTCGACGTGGTCCGGACCTGGCCGGAGGCCGCCACCAACGCGGAGCTGGCCTCCCTCCAGGCCCAGGCGCTCATCCAGCGCGGCGACTGGAAGCCGGCCCGGAACCTCCTGCGGGAGGGCATCCAGCGGTTCCCCAAGCAGGACCTGTTCAAGAAGGCCTCCCGCATCCCCCCCGGGACCTTCGAGGAGGGGATGATCTTCAAGTCCGAGTCCCGCGGCGCCCTGACCCAGCTCGACCAGGAGGCCATGGCGGTGCTCTGGTCCGAGTTCAACGCCTGGGACAAGTGCCTGGCCGCGGTGCGCGCCGCCCGCAGGACGGGTCCCGTGCGCAACGTCGACCTTCTCCTGCTGGAAGCCAACGCCCTCGAGAGCCTCGGCCAGGATGACCAGGCCATGACCGTGCTGCGCGAGGGCCAGCGGCTGGATCCCGCCAACCCCACCCTCCAGAACAACCTCGGCTACCTCCTCCTGGAGAAGGGCGGCGACCTCACCGAAGCCGCGCGCCTCATCCAGGCGGCCCTGGAGAAGGAACCCGGCAACAGCTCCACCATGGACAGCTGGGGCTGGGCCCTCTACAAGCAGGGCAGGTTCAAGGAGGCCGAGGAGGCGCTGCGCAAGGCCTCGGCCATCAGCCCCTACAGCCCCGAGATCCACAAGCATCTGGGCGAGGCCCTCCTGAAGCTGGACCGCCTCCAGGAAGCCCTGGACGAGTGGGAGCGGGCGCTGGCCTTCGTCTTCCCCGACCGCAAGGGCCTGGAAAAGCAGGTGCTCGATCTGCGGACGCGGGTGGCCCGCAACCGCAGCGCGGCCCTGGCGGAGGCCGGGCCCGTCCCCGAGCCGGACGACGCCGGCGCGGACGACGACGGACCGGATCCGCTATGA
- a CDS encoding 3-dehydroquinate synthase family protein has translation MEIALPDGFPTRVFVEEKPAPGLLPSGAWTLVGDEAVRASWREAGMPEPPGALWVPVSEAGKRLAALIPWLEAWAAIPLDRQSTVVAVGGGVLTDMAGLGAALYMRGIAWQAWPTTLLAQVDAGLGGKTACDLEAGKNLAGAFHPPSRFVACRSFLETLPVRQLESGAWELFKMALVEGDLAWAEDLLAPGVPSPESLLRALRAKAWIVHRDPREAGERRLLNLGHTLGHALEAASGYRLLHGEAVGLGTLAACALADQEGLGPFPPAFLARAASRMRHLLPAVPPWEACLPLLRVDKKSASPGPGGGSAIHCILPRPGAAAEQKVLPPEAWRGPHERMTTLLIDPEMPT, from the coding sequence ATGGAGATCGCCCTGCCGGACGGCTTCCCCACCCGCGTCTTCGTGGAGGAGAAACCCGCCCCGGGACTGCTTCCTTCCGGCGCCTGGACCCTGGTGGGCGACGAGGCCGTGCGCGCCTCCTGGCGCGAGGCCGGCATGCCGGAGCCTCCGGGCGCGCTGTGGGTCCCCGTCTCCGAGGCCGGCAAGCGCCTGGCCGCCCTCATCCCCTGGCTGGAGGCCTGGGCCGCCATCCCCCTGGACCGGCAGTCCACCGTGGTGGCGGTGGGCGGGGGCGTCCTCACGGACATGGCGGGCCTGGGGGCGGCCCTCTACATGCGGGGCATCGCCTGGCAGGCCTGGCCGACCACCCTCCTGGCCCAGGTGGACGCGGGCCTGGGCGGAAAGACCGCCTGCGACCTGGAGGCCGGCAAGAACCTGGCCGGCGCCTTCCATCCCCCCTCCCGGTTCGTGGCCTGCCGGTCCTTCCTGGAGACCCTGCCCGTGCGCCAGCTTGAATCCGGGGCCTGGGAGCTCTTCAAGATGGCCCTGGTGGAGGGCGACCTGGCCTGGGCGGAGGACCTCCTCGCCCCCGGCGTGCCCTCCCCGGAATCCCTGCTCCGGGCCCTGCGGGCCAAGGCCTGGATCGTCCACCGCGACCCGAGGGAGGCCGGGGAGCGCCGCCTCCTGAACCTGGGGCACACCCTGGGCCACGCCCTGGAGGCCGCCTCGGGCTACCGGCTCCTGCACGGCGAGGCCGTGGGTCTGGGCACCCTGGCGGCCTGCGCCCTGGCGGACCAGGAGGGCCTGGGGCCCTTCCCGCCTGCGTTCCTGGCGCGCGCAGCCTCCCGCATGAGGCACCTCCTGCCCGCCGTCCCGCCCTGGGAGGCCTGCCTTCCCTTGCTCCGGGTTGACAAAAAGAGCGCGTCCCCGGGGCCCGGCGGCGGATCGGCGATACACTGCATCCTGCCCCGTCCCGGCGCCGCGGCGGAACAGAAGGTGCTCCCCCCCGAAGCCTGGCGCGGCCCCCACGAGCGCATGACCACCCTCCTCATCGACCCCGAGATGCCCACGTGA
- a CDS encoding M28 family peptidase, giving the protein MRPILLSCLTLVLAGQSPEERMRRDLTFLASPALDGRGNGTPSLDAAAEYVAASYRSLGLSPEVQRFPFVARIRRAESLAALGGRPLAWGKDIEAVGFSGDGALKDLPLRFAGYGMKAGDYDDLGGLKGQGAVIFRKVPDLPVFKTARRMETSLPVRIQKLQAAGAVLVIIAEEGDAPAPLQKEEGPNAVGVPVVSVPMAAFAGVLDLPALKARIAQTGRAQEAPVPAARFDLTLRLAREEAQVPNLTVRLPGTDPALKDEYIAVGAHMDHLGHGERHSMGGSAARGQVHPGADDNASGTAMVMELARHFKAHPAPRPIVFLHFGGEEEGLLGSAEWIKRPAVPLASVKFMVNLDMVGRLDPVNPTLNIAGLGAPKAAVARAGTHAPQGVKLGGDTGVAVGGSDHMSFSAAKIPTFFFFTGLHGDYHRPTDTSDRINYPAMAQVETMVEKVVGDLAAGPVPAFDPETAKLASGGERNALAVYFGILPDFAECPDGFRIGGTMAGTTSEAVGLKAGDIIVKFGDVTVKNIYDYMAALGTYKPGQKAVVKWLRAGAEMQAEASLKGR; this is encoded by the coding sequence ATGCGCCCAATCCTCCTCTCCTGCCTGACCCTCGTCCTCGCGGGCCAGAGCCCGGAGGAGCGCATGCGCCGGGACCTGACGTTCCTGGCCTCCCCGGCCCTGGACGGGCGCGGCAACGGCACCCCCTCCCTGGACGCCGCCGCGGAGTACGTGGCCGCAAGCTACCGCAGCCTCGGGCTCAGCCCCGAGGTGCAGCGCTTCCCCTTCGTGGCGCGGATCCGGCGCGCCGAGAGCCTGGCGGCCCTGGGCGGCAGGCCCCTGGCCTGGGGCAAGGACATCGAGGCCGTGGGCTTTTCCGGCGACGGCGCCCTGAAGGACCTGCCCCTGCGCTTCGCGGGCTACGGCATGAAGGCCGGCGACTACGACGACCTGGGCGGCCTGAAGGGCCAGGGCGCCGTGATCTTCCGCAAGGTCCCCGACCTGCCGGTGTTCAAGACGGCCCGGCGCATGGAGACGTCGCTCCCCGTGCGCATCCAGAAGCTCCAGGCCGCCGGCGCCGTCCTCGTCATCATCGCGGAGGAGGGGGACGCCCCCGCGCCCCTCCAGAAGGAGGAGGGCCCCAATGCCGTCGGCGTGCCCGTGGTGAGCGTGCCCATGGCGGCCTTCGCCGGCGTGCTGGACCTGCCCGCCCTCAAGGCCCGCATCGCCCAGACCGGAAGGGCCCAGGAGGCCCCGGTCCCCGCGGCCCGCTTCGACCTGACCCTCAGGCTCGCCCGCGAGGAGGCCCAGGTGCCCAACCTCACCGTGCGCCTCCCGGGCACGGACCCCGCGCTCAAGGACGAGTACATCGCCGTGGGCGCCCACATGGACCACCTCGGCCACGGCGAGCGCCACAGCATGGGGGGCTCCGCCGCCCGCGGCCAGGTGCATCCCGGCGCCGACGACAACGCCTCCGGCACGGCCATGGTCATGGAGCTGGCCCGCCACTTCAAGGCCCATCCCGCCCCGCGCCCCATCGTCTTCCTGCACTTCGGGGGCGAGGAGGAGGGCCTGCTGGGCTCGGCCGAGTGGATCAAGCGCCCCGCGGTGCCGCTGGCTTCCGTGAAGTTCATGGTCAACCTGGACATGGTGGGGCGCCTGGATCCCGTGAACCCGACCCTCAACATCGCGGGCCTGGGCGCGCCCAAGGCCGCCGTCGCCCGGGCCGGGACCCACGCCCCCCAGGGCGTGAAGCTGGGCGGCGACACCGGGGTGGCCGTGGGCGGCTCGGACCATATGTCCTTCTCCGCCGCGAAGATCCCCACGTTCTTCTTCTTCACCGGCCTCCACGGCGACTACCACCGGCCCACGGACACCTCCGACCGCATCAACTACCCGGCCATGGCCCAGGTGGAGACGATGGTGGAGAAGGTCGTCGGGGACCTGGCCGCCGGTCCCGTGCCCGCCTTCGACCCCGAGACCGCCAAACTGGCTTCGGGCGGCGAGCGCAACGCGCTGGCGGTGTATTTCGGCATCCTCCCGGACTTCGCGGAATGCCCGGACGGCTTCCGCATCGGCGGCACCATGGCCGGCACCACGTCGGAGGCCGTGGGCCTCAAGGCCGGCGACATCATCGTGAAGTTCGGCGACGTGACCGTGAAGAACATCTACGACTACATGGCGGCCCTCGGGACGTACAAGCCCGGCCAGAAGGCCGTGGTCAAATGGCTGCGCGCGGGCGCGGAAATGCAGGCCGAGGCCTCGCTGAAAGGCCGCTGA
- a CDS encoding NYN domain-containing protein, producing the protein MMRCAVFIDGNNIFHSARQLGFEVDYSRLLALLVGRDRELLRAFFYTGVDETADRQRGFLHWMRRNGFRVVQKPVKLERDGTRRARLEVEITTDMMNYADKVDLIILVSGDEDFAYPLQALAQNGVRVEVAGFRSAMANKVMDVADRYIELDLLGDRFRKEAGSDDDADEYREKL; encoded by the coding sequence ATGATGCGATGTGCCGTTTTCATCGATGGTAACAATATCTTCCATTCCGCACGGCAGCTCGGCTTTGAGGTGGACTACAGCCGCCTGCTAGCTCTTCTGGTCGGCAGGGACCGGGAGCTTCTCCGGGCTTTCTTCTACACCGGCGTGGACGAGACCGCGGACCGCCAGCGGGGCTTCCTCCACTGGATGCGCCGCAACGGCTTCCGGGTGGTGCAGAAGCCCGTGAAGCTCGAGCGCGACGGCACCCGCAGGGCGCGCCTGGAAGTGGAGATCACCACGGACATGATGAACTACGCCGACAAGGTGGACCTCATCATCCTGGTGAGCGGCGACGAGGACTTCGCCTACCCCCTCCAGGCCCTGGCCCAGAACGGCGTCCGGGTCGAGGTGGCCGGGTTCAGGTCCGCCATGGCCAACAAGGTCATGGACGTGGCCGACCGCTACATCGAACTGGACCTCCTGGGGGACCGCTTCCGCAAGGAAGCCGGCAGCGACGACGACGCGGACGAATACCGGGAAAAGCTCTAG
- a CDS encoding ABC transporter ATP-binding protein, producing the protein MADSSSSFFQSDQVEEQPGRKALLVRLVGYLRPYWAGLCALLVLMAAGAALDVLPSEFTLRLIDHHLAQGTLRGSGPLVAAFLGFVLLGFVVQVVRYGLLAWVGQMAMLDLRMQVFRHLMKRSTHFFHRNPVGRLMTRVISDVQNLNEMFSSGFVAIVGDALSLTAIVLWMFSKHVGLALVAVGIMPLLLLSTEIFRRYASAAYRETQGRYAAIQAYLAEQLSGMSLVQMNAQEAASRALFGDLNQKYLDAFLRTIFAYAVFFPVVEFITNGTLAALILYSGYKLKAGTLTLGLLLAFIQQSGRFFRPIRELAERYNVMQTALASSERIFKLLDNQDEIREVAEPRQVAFTKEVRLEGVTFAYEAGGRKVVRDLSGVIPKGRRVAVVGHTGAGKSTLINLLMRFYDVDGGSVTVDGVDVREAGLKRLRGLFGLVLQDVFIFSGTLEENIVLGRPFNAERLASVLEQSQLEDLVGRLPMGLLTQVGERGQKLSAGERQLVAFARMLYQEPEILLLDEATANIDSETEHKIQQVIERVSHRLTTFTIAHRLSTIKDADEIWVMDQGQLVERGSHDGLMEQGGTYAKLVRLQFEGEAAAS; encoded by the coding sequence ATGGCTGATTCTTCCAGTAGTTTTTTCCAGTCCGACCAGGTCGAGGAGCAACCCGGGCGCAAGGCCCTGCTGGTGCGCCTCGTGGGCTACCTCCGCCCCTACTGGGCGGGCCTCTGCGCCCTCCTGGTGCTCATGGCGGCGGGGGCGGCGCTGGACGTGCTCCCCTCGGAGTTCACGCTGCGCCTGATCGACCACCACCTGGCCCAGGGGACCCTGCGGGGTTCGGGCCCCCTGGTGGCCGCCTTCCTGGGCTTCGTCCTGCTGGGCTTCGTGGTGCAGGTGGTGCGCTACGGCCTCCTGGCCTGGGTGGGCCAGATGGCCATGCTGGACCTGCGCATGCAGGTGTTCCGCCACCTCATGAAGCGCAGCACCCACTTCTTCCACCGAAACCCCGTGGGCCGGCTCATGACCCGGGTCATCAGCGATGTTCAGAACCTCAATGAAATGTTCTCGTCGGGCTTCGTGGCCATCGTGGGGGACGCCCTTTCCCTGACGGCCATCGTTCTCTGGATGTTCAGCAAGCACGTGGGGCTGGCCCTGGTGGCGGTGGGGATCATGCCGCTCCTGCTGCTGTCCACCGAGATCTTCCGCCGCTACGCGTCGGCCGCCTACCGCGAGACGCAGGGCCGCTACGCCGCCATCCAGGCCTACCTGGCCGAGCAGCTCTCGGGCATGTCGCTCGTGCAGATGAACGCCCAGGAGGCCGCGAGCCGCGCGCTGTTCGGCGACCTGAACCAGAAGTACCTGGACGCGTTCCTGCGCACGATCTTCGCGTACGCGGTGTTCTTCCCGGTGGTGGAGTTCATCACCAACGGCACCCTGGCCGCGCTGATCCTCTATTCCGGCTACAAGCTGAAGGCCGGCACCCTCACCCTGGGGCTGCTGCTGGCCTTCATCCAGCAGTCGGGGCGCTTCTTCCGGCCCATCCGGGAACTGGCGGAACGCTACAACGTGATGCAGACCGCCCTGGCCTCCAGCGAGCGCATCTTCAAGCTCCTGGACAACCAGGACGAGATCCGCGAAGTGGCCGAGCCCAGGCAGGTGGCCTTCACGAAGGAGGTGCGCCTGGAGGGCGTCACCTTCGCCTACGAGGCCGGGGGCCGCAAGGTGGTGCGGGACCTCTCGGGCGTCATCCCCAAGGGCCGGCGCGTGGCGGTGGTGGGCCACACCGGGGCCGGGAAGTCCACGCTCATCAACCTGCTCATGCGGTTCTACGACGTGGACGGGGGCAGCGTCACGGTGGACGGCGTGGACGTGCGGGAAGCCGGCCTCAAGCGCCTGCGGGGCCTCTTCGGCCTGGTGCTCCAGGACGTCTTCATCTTCTCGGGGACCCTGGAAGAGAACATCGTGCTGGGCCGGCCCTTCAACGCCGAGCGCCTGGCCTCGGTGCTCGAGCAGAGCCAGCTGGAGGACCTGGTGGGGCGCCTGCCCATGGGCCTCCTGACCCAGGTGGGGGAGCGGGGCCAGAAGCTCTCCGCCGGCGAGCGCCAGCTTGTGGCCTTCGCGCGCATGCTCTACCAGGAGCCCGAGATCCTGCTGCTGGACGAGGCCACCGCCAACATCGACAGCGAGACCGAGCACAAGATCCAGCAGGTCATCGAGCGCGTGAGCCACCGCCTGACCACCTTCACCATCGCCCACCGCCTCAGCACCATCAAGGACGCCGACGAGATCTGGGTCATGGACCAGGGGCAGCTGGTGGAGCGGGGCAGCCACGACGGCCTCATGGAGCAGGGCGGCACCTACGCCAAGCTGGTGCGGCTCCAGTTCGAGGGGGAGGCGGCCGCTTCCTGA
- a CDS encoding family 1 encapsulin nanocompartment shell protein gives MTDLFRRAMAPIVDKAWEEIDLHCSRILKGNLSGRKVVDFVGPLGMAFAAVNLGRLTASGPAAGEVAWGLHRVLPLVEIRVPFTLGIWELDDVERGAKNPDLKALGEAARKAAAFEEQAIYRGFPGGCMLGMLEASPHPPVPLHADPNRLTESVETALLAIQEAEIGGPFALVLGTAPYKSLMVGSPKAYPLRQRVEAMVTGGIHWSPALEGGALLSRRGGDFELTVGQDLAIGYKNHDAREVHLYLTESFAFRVLEPAAAVALELVDG, from the coding sequence ATGACCGATCTGTTCAGGCGCGCAATGGCGCCCATCGTCGACAAAGCTTGGGAAGAGATCGACCTCCACTGTTCCCGGATCCTGAAGGGCAACCTGTCGGGACGGAAGGTGGTGGACTTCGTCGGTCCCCTCGGAATGGCCTTCGCGGCCGTGAACCTCGGCCGGCTGACCGCCAGCGGCCCGGCCGCGGGCGAGGTGGCCTGGGGCCTGCACCGCGTCCTGCCCCTCGTGGAGATCCGCGTCCCCTTCACCCTGGGGATCTGGGAACTGGACGACGTGGAGCGCGGCGCGAAGAACCCCGACCTGAAGGCCCTGGGCGAAGCCGCCCGCAAGGCCGCGGCCTTCGAGGAGCAGGCCATCTACCGGGGCTTCCCCGGAGGGTGCATGCTCGGGATGCTGGAAGCCTCCCCCCATCCGCCGGTGCCCCTGCACGCCGACCCCAACCGGCTCACCGAATCCGTGGAAACCGCCCTGCTGGCCATCCAGGAGGCTGAGATCGGCGGCCCCTTCGCCCTGGTGCTCGGCACGGCGCCCTACAAGAGCCTGATGGTGGGCAGCCCCAAGGCCTACCCTCTGCGCCAGCGCGTCGAGGCGATGGTCACCGGGGGCATCCACTGGAGCCCGGCGCTGGAGGGCGGCGCCCTGCTGTCCCGCCGGGGCGGGGACTTCGAACTGACCGTGGGCCAGGACCTGGCCATCGGCTACAAGAACCACGACGCGCGGGAGGTGCACCTCTACCTCACCGAATCCTTCGCCTTCCGGGTCCTGGAACCGGCCGCGGCCGTGGCCCTGGAGCTGGTCGACGGCTAG
- a CDS encoding ATPase domain-containing protein: MTRNVTIKRLPTGVPGLDAVLGGGLPEFSFNLIVGQPGTGKTTLAHQLMFSLATEARPALYFTVLGESPLKMLRYQQQFAFFDAAMINTSVRFVSLAGELGTGDYQKVLARIMQEVLDHAPGLVFMDSVRSLIGSIGGSHSDEFAHRLGMQLSSWQITSFLIGDPPSEGGNTSTLTVADGIFVLSQSVLRNSIVRKLQIQKMRGQATCPGIHSFRIAEAGIEVYPSAVISADDGSLQAADPGPHLRRRLAMGVPGLDEMLGGGLPAGYSLLVAGPSGSGKTILATAFLEEGVRLGQPGVMVAFEQTPSQSWTRTIDDLVRAGKIGLINTRLPDLSIDEIVQRLAEAIRRLKARRVVLDSLSGFELAVAPTFREEFKESLFRMVSQLSGMGVTVLMTAELEDRFTDLRFSSYGSAFLTDAIIVQRYVEIGSRLRRVMAVVKVRGSDHSDQLRQYEITDGGIIIGKRLAEFEGLLGGQPAHRKATGPEPPGTGPEPW, from the coding sequence ATGACCCGAAACGTGACCATCAAGCGCCTGCCCACCGGCGTGCCTGGACTCGATGCCGTCCTGGGCGGCGGCCTCCCCGAATTCTCCTTCAACCTCATCGTCGGCCAGCCTGGAACCGGAAAGACCACCCTGGCCCACCAGCTGATGTTCTCCCTAGCCACCGAGGCCCGCCCCGCGCTCTACTTCACGGTCCTGGGGGAGTCCCCGCTCAAGATGCTGCGCTACCAGCAGCAGTTCGCCTTCTTCGATGCCGCCATGATCAACACGTCGGTACGCTTCGTGAGCCTGGCCGGCGAGCTGGGCACCGGGGACTACCAGAAGGTCCTGGCGCGCATCATGCAGGAGGTCCTGGACCACGCCCCGGGACTGGTGTTCATGGATTCCGTGCGGTCCCTGATCGGCAGCATCGGCGGATCCCATTCGGACGAATTCGCCCACCGGCTCGGGATGCAGCTGAGCAGCTGGCAGATCACGTCCTTCCTCATCGGGGACCCGCCGTCCGAGGGCGGGAACACCTCCACCCTGACCGTGGCCGACGGCATTTTCGTGCTCTCCCAGAGCGTCCTCCGGAACTCCATCGTCCGCAAGCTCCAGATCCAGAAGATGAGGGGCCAGGCCACCTGCCCGGGAATCCATTCCTTCCGCATCGCCGAAGCCGGCATCGAGGTCTATCCTTCGGCCGTGATCTCCGCGGACGACGGGTCCCTGCAGGCCGCTGACCCGGGTCCGCACCTCCGGCGCCGCCTGGCGATGGGCGTTCCGGGCCTCGACGAGATGCTGGGCGGGGGGCTCCCGGCGGGGTACTCCCTGCTGGTGGCGGGGCCTTCGGGATCCGGGAAGACCATCCTGGCCACCGCCTTCCTGGAAGAGGGGGTCCGCCTCGGCCAGCCGGGGGTGATGGTGGCCTTCGAGCAGACCCCGAGCCAGTCCTGGACCCGCACCATCGACGACCTGGTCCGGGCCGGGAAGATCGGCCTCATCAACACGCGCCTGCCGGACCTCTCCATCGACGAGATCGTCCAGCGCCTGGCGGAGGCCATCCGGCGGCTGAAGGCCAGGCGCGTCGTCCTGGACTCCCTGTCCGGCTTCGAGCTGGCGGTGGCGCCGACGTTCCGGGAGGAATTCAAGGAGTCCCTGTTCCGCATGGTCTCCCAGCTTTCAGGCATGGGGGTGACGGTGCTGATGACCGCGGAACTGGAGGACCGGTTCACCGACCTGCGGTTCAGCTCCTACGGCTCCGCCTTCCTCACGGACGCGATCATCGTCCAGCGCTACGTCGAGATCGGCAGCCGGCTGCGGCGGGTGATGGCGGTGGTGAAGGTCCGGGGCAGCGACCACAGCGACCAGCTGCGGCAGTACGAGATCACGGACGGCGGCATCATCATCGGCAAGCGCCTGGCCGAGTTCGAGGGGCTCCTCGGGGGCCAGCCCGCCCACAGGAAGGCGACCGGCCCCGAGCCGCCGGGGACGGGACCCGAGCCATGGTAG